In the genome of Pelagibacterium nitratireducens, one region contains:
- a CDS encoding putative monovalent cation/H+ antiporter subunit A: protein MGPGLDVIVALIAVAPFVAAVFAPWIKTFAGPSAGWILAIVPAAIFATFTSFIGPIADFSVIRVGLDWIPAYGISFSFFVDGLSLVFGLLISGIGTFIVIYSGGYLAGHPHQGRFFSYILMFMGSMLGLVLADNVFTLFVFWELTSITSFLLIGFDHSRQAARRAAIQALVVTGGGGLALLAGLILLTLITGQNSLTGMLTTAGAAQESGLYLIAMLLVVSGAFAKSAQVPLHFWLPNAMEAPTPVSAYLHSATMVKAGVYLLARMTPILGDTEPWFWILTLFGGATLLMGSALAVRQTDLKQMLAYTTLGSLGLLVMLIGVGTKEAILGALLYLCAHSLFKGALFMIAGTIDHGTGTRDITVLGGLREAMPITFITALLAGFSMAGFPIAIGFLAKEEMYLALTSGLWPDLLFLAVLIVGNALMMVVGLMIAFKPFLGDLRPTPHAPHEGPLSLYSGPVTLGVLGICAGLFTDWINHVVLDPAGGSIYNSAVDAHIHLAFDLANPAVWASIATWALGGVLLWKVDAVRSTLRRTGEAIGWTFDIGFDACMFGLVRLSDRITRVLHHGRLEWYLLLMFTVLAVGIFAPLLITDSLPPLPAWPVLNFYEWGAIGIAAIGLIAVLIARTRLTAIVALGIQGFAVAVIFMLFGAPDLSFTQFMVETLTVIILALVMTRLHLDEADSRDLETAIRDGVVALAVGLGIAILLLVVLQTDLDLSLTELFRATSTPIAHGRNIVNVILVDYRAIDTLGEISVVMAAGLAILALIRLRASTSGTRGARAGRARRIGSAR, encoded by the coding sequence TTGGGACCAGGTCTTGATGTGATTGTCGCGCTGATTGCGGTCGCTCCCTTTGTAGCGGCTGTGTTCGCTCCGTGGATCAAGACCTTTGCCGGGCCATCAGCTGGCTGGATACTGGCCATCGTTCCCGCCGCCATTTTCGCGACCTTCACTTCCTTTATCGGTCCGATTGCCGATTTTTCAGTCATTCGCGTCGGCCTCGACTGGATACCGGCCTACGGAATTTCCTTTTCCTTCTTCGTTGATGGGTTGAGTCTCGTTTTCGGGCTGCTGATCTCGGGCATTGGCACGTTTATCGTCATCTATTCCGGCGGCTATCTGGCCGGTCATCCCCATCAAGGCCGGTTTTTCTCCTACATCCTGATGTTCATGGGGTCCATGCTCGGTCTGGTCCTCGCCGACAACGTCTTCACCCTGTTCGTCTTCTGGGAATTGACCTCGATTACCTCTTTCCTGCTGATCGGCTTTGACCACTCCCGTCAGGCCGCGCGCCGGGCTGCCATCCAGGCGCTGGTCGTCACCGGCGGCGGCGGGCTCGCGCTGCTGGCGGGTCTCATTCTTCTGACCCTGATCACCGGCCAGAATTCTCTAACAGGTATGCTGACGACGGCCGGTGCGGCGCAGGAGAGCGGGCTTTACCTCATTGCCATGCTACTGGTTGTGTCCGGAGCTTTCGCAAAATCAGCTCAGGTTCCGCTGCACTTCTGGCTCCCCAACGCCATGGAAGCGCCGACCCCGGTTTCAGCCTATCTGCATTCGGCCACCATGGTGAAGGCCGGCGTCTATCTGTTGGCCCGCATGACCCCCATTCTGGGTGATACCGAACCCTGGTTCTGGATTCTGACCCTGTTCGGCGGCGCAACTCTTTTGATGGGCAGTGCTCTGGCCGTGCGCCAGACCGATCTCAAGCAGATGCTGGCCTATACCACCCTTGGTTCGCTCGGCCTTCTCGTCATGCTTATCGGCGTGGGCACCAAGGAAGCCATTCTCGGCGCGCTGCTCTATCTTTGCGCTCACTCCCTGTTCAAGGGTGCGCTGTTCATGATCGCCGGCACGATCGACCACGGCACTGGCACACGCGACATCACAGTGCTCGGCGGGTTGCGCGAAGCCATGCCGATCACCTTTATTACGGCCCTTCTCGCCGGCTTTTCCATGGCAGGCTTTCCCATTGCCATCGGGTTTCTGGCCAAAGAGGAGATGTATCTGGCATTAACTTCGGGTCTGTGGCCCGACCTGTTGTTCCTCGCCGTGCTCATCGTGGGCAATGCCCTGATGATGGTGGTGGGCCTGATGATCGCCTTTAAGCCCTTCCTGGGTGATCTGCGTCCAACACCGCACGCGCCCCACGAGGGGCCGTTGAGCCTTTATTCCGGCCCTGTTACTCTGGGCGTTCTGGGCATTTGCGCGGGCCTGTTCACCGACTGGATCAACCATGTCGTGCTCGATCCGGCAGGGGGATCCATCTACAATTCCGCGGTCGATGCCCATATCCACCTCGCCTTTGATCTCGCCAACCCCGCCGTATGGGCTTCCATAGCCACATGGGCGCTGGGCGGCGTTCTGTTATGGAAAGTCGATGCTGTTCGCTCCACATTGCGGCGCACCGGCGAAGCCATTGGCTGGACCTTTGATATCGGCTTTGATGCTTGCATGTTCGGACTCGTCCGGCTCTCCGATCGTATTACGCGCGTCCTCCATCATGGTCGCCTCGAATGGTATCTGCTGCTGATGTTCACGGTGCTGGCCGTAGGCATCTTTGCGCCCTTGCTCATCACAGACAGCCTGCCACCGCTTCCCGCCTGGCCCGTGCTCAACTTCTACGAGTGGGGCGCCATCGGCATCGCCGCCATCGGGCTCATTGCGGTGCTCATCGCCCGGACCCGCCTGACCGCCATCGTTGCGCTCGGTATCCAGGGTTTCGCAGTGGCCGTCATCTTCATGCTCTTTGGTGCCCCCGACCTGAGCTTCACCCAGTTCATGGTCGAAACTCTGACTGTTATCATCCTTGCGCTCGTCATGACCCGGCTGCATCTCGATGAAGCCGACAGCCGTGACCTTGAAACGGCCATTCGCGATGGTGTTGTTGCCCTTGCCGTCGGCCTTGGCATCGCCATTCTGCTGCTGGTCGTGCTTCAGACCGATCTCGATCTGTCGCTGACCGAGTTGTTCCGCGCCACCAGCACGCCGATTGCCCATGGCCGCAATATCGTCAACGTCATTCTCGTCGACTATCGCGCCATTGATACCCTGGGTGAGATTTCGGTGGTCATGGCCGCCGGTCTCGCCATCCTGGCCCTTATCCGGCTTCGGGCTTCGACGAGCGGAACGCGGGGCGCCAGAGCGGGCCGTGCCCGCAGGATCGGGAGTGCACGATGA
- the msrB gene encoding peptide-methionine (R)-S-oxide reductase MsrB: MNDMQKISNSEWRDKLTPEQYHVTREHGTERAFSHAYNVEKRAGVYHCVCCDVPLFTSDTKYDSGSGWPSFFQPVSEDAIKEIDDRSHFMRRTEIRCANCDAHLGHVFPDGPAPTGLRYCTNGLALNFIPDE; encoded by the coding sequence ATGAACGACATGCAAAAGATATCCAATAGCGAGTGGCGCGATAAATTGACGCCCGAACAGTATCATGTGACGCGCGAACACGGCACCGAACGTGCTTTTTCTCATGCCTACAATGTGGAAAAGCGGGCGGGCGTTTATCATTGCGTGTGTTGCGACGTGCCGCTTTTCACGTCCGATACCAAGTATGATTCCGGGTCGGGCTGGCCGAGCTTTTTCCAGCCGGTTTCCGAGGATGCAATCAAGGAGATCGACGATAGGAGCCATTTCATGCGGCGCACGGAAATCCGCTGCGCCAATTGCGATGCGCATCTCGGGCATGTCTTTCCCGACGGTCCTGCTCCGACGGGTTTGCGCTATTGCACCAATGGGCTTGCGCTGAACTTCATCCCCGACGAATAG
- a CDS encoding S9 family peptidase yields the protein MTDFAPPVAAQHPHSDTRHGVTRNDPYTWLRADNWREVMADPGVLPDDIRSYLEAENAWYESGFGKPTEPLRETIYSEIRGRIKEDDSSVPSPDGPFAYASRTREGDQYPLMVRTPRDGGTETVLLDCNAEAGEGYFGFGGAEHSPCHTMIAWAADRNGSEYYTIFIRDLDTGKDRDERIEKSGSGAVWASDSSRFYYVELDENHRPFRVREHMLGTSQADDAIVYEEKDAGFFVGVGMTQSRRYLTISAHDHQTSEVWLIDAENGGAPFCVEKRHENTEYSLEERDGTLYILTNDDEAEDFKIVTAPVDAPGVDNWADLVPHEAGRLILDVEVIANHLIRLERKDGLPRIVVRDLRDGSEQTISFPEEAYSLGLISGYEFDTATLRFSYSSPTTPAQIFDLDLATGERVLRKQQQVPSGHDPALYETRRLFAKAPDGEDVPVTLLYRKGLKLDGSAPTLLYGYGAYGHSIPAGFSVSVFSLVDRGFVYAIAHIRGGMDKGYRWYKNGRAAYKTNTFSDFIAAAEMLIEKGYSSEGRIVAEGGSAGGMLMGAVANMRPELWAGVMAIVPFVDVLNTMLDDTLPLTPPEWPEWGNPITSEDDYRRIAAYSPYDNVDAKAYPPILALAGLTDPRVTYWEPAKWVAKLRATKTDENALYLRTNMDAGHGGASGRFERIKETAITYAFALKCVQLA from the coding sequence ATGACCGACTTCGCGCCACCCGTTGCCGCGCAACACCCCCATTCGGACACGCGGCATGGGGTGACCCGTAACGATCCGTATACCTGGTTGCGGGCCGACAATTGGCGCGAAGTTATGGCCGACCCTGGCGTGCTGCCAGACGATATCCGCTCCTATCTTGAGGCTGAAAATGCCTGGTACGAAAGCGGTTTCGGAAAGCCGACCGAGCCATTGCGCGAAACGATCTATTCGGAAATCCGCGGACGGATCAAAGAGGATGACAGTTCCGTGCCCTCGCCCGACGGTCCGTTTGCTTATGCTTCGCGAACGCGTGAAGGCGATCAGTATCCACTGATGGTGCGCACACCGCGCGACGGGGGCACCGAGACAGTATTGCTCGACTGCAACGCCGAAGCGGGGGAAGGCTATTTCGGGTTTGGTGGCGCTGAACATTCGCCCTGCCACACGATGATAGCCTGGGCTGCAGACCGGAACGGGTCTGAATACTACACCATATTTATTCGCGACCTCGACACGGGCAAGGACCGTGACGAGCGGATTGAAAAGTCCGGTAGCGGCGCTGTCTGGGCCAGTGATTCATCACGGTTCTACTATGTCGAACTCGATGAGAACCACAGGCCCTTCAGAGTGCGCGAGCACATGCTGGGAACAAGCCAGGCCGATGATGCTATCGTTTACGAAGAAAAGGACGCGGGCTTTTTCGTCGGTGTGGGAATGACGCAATCACGGCGTTACCTCACCATTTCCGCGCACGACCATCAGACCTCGGAAGTCTGGCTGATCGATGCGGAAAATGGCGGCGCGCCGTTCTGTGTGGAAAAGCGGCACGAGAATACCGAATATTCTCTCGAAGAACGGGACGGCACGCTTTACATCCTGACCAATGACGACGAAGCCGAAGATTTCAAGATCGTTACGGCTCCAGTCGATGCTCCGGGCGTGGACAATTGGGCCGATCTGGTGCCGCACGAGGCGGGACGACTGATTCTCGACGTTGAAGTTATCGCCAACCATCTGATCCGGCTCGAGCGTAAGGATGGCCTGCCACGGATCGTGGTGCGCGATCTGCGCGATGGGAGTGAACAGACAATTTCGTTTCCCGAGGAAGCCTATTCGTTGGGGCTGATTTCCGGCTACGAGTTCGATACAGCAACCCTCCGGTTTTCCTATTCCTCGCCCACCACGCCGGCGCAGATTTTCGACCTCGATTTGGCGACTGGTGAGCGGGTGCTGCGCAAGCAGCAGCAAGTGCCTTCGGGGCACGATCCTGCCCTCTATGAAACACGCCGGTTGTTTGCCAAAGCGCCGGACGGCGAGGATGTGCCGGTGACCTTGCTTTATCGCAAGGGCCTCAAGCTCGACGGCAGCGCCCCTACCCTGCTCTATGGATATGGCGCTTACGGTCATTCCATCCCGGCGGGGTTTTCGGTTTCGGTGTTTTCGCTTGTCGACCGTGGATTTGTCTATGCAATTGCCCATATACGCGGCGGGATGGACAAGGGATATCGCTGGTACAAGAATGGGCGGGCGGCCTACAAAACCAACACGTTTTCCGACTTCATCGCCGCTGCGGAAATGCTGATCGAAAAGGGCTACTCGTCCGAGGGCAGGATCGTGGCCGAAGGCGGGTCGGCCGGCGGCATGCTGATGGGCGCAGTCGCCAATATGCGGCCCGAATTGTGGGCTGGTGTCATGGCGATCGTGCCGTTCGTGGACGTGCTGAACACCATGCTGGACGATACTCTGCCGCTCACCCCACCCGAATGGCCTGAATGGGGCAACCCGATTACCTCGGAAGACGATTACAGGCGGATCGCCGCCTATTCACCCTATGACAATGTCGATGCCAAAGCCTATCCGCCGATCCTGGCGCTGGCGGGGCTGACGGATCCGCGCGTCACCTATTGGGAACCGGCAAAATGGGTGGCGAAACTGCGTGCAACCAAGACCGACGAGAACGCATTGTACCTGCGCACCAACATGGACGCCGGACACGGTGGAGCTTCCGGACGCTTTGAACGCATCAAAGAAACAGCGATTACATATGCCTTTGCGCTCAAATGCGTCCAATTGGCATAA
- a CDS encoding superoxide dismutase yields MSFSLPDLPYSYDALGPYMSAETLEFHHDKHHQAYVTNGSKLLEGSGLEGKSLEDIVKESFGKNQPLFNNAGQHFNHIHFWKWMKPNGGGKSLPGKLQAAVDSDLGGFDKFRDDFLAAGAGQFGSGWAWLTLKDGKLEVTKTPNGENPLVHGGTPLLGVDVWEHSYYIDYRNARPKYLEAWFDNLVNWDYVAELHEAAS; encoded by the coding sequence ATGAGCTTTTCACTCCCAGACCTGCCCTATTCCTATGATGCGCTCGGCCCGTACATGTCGGCTGAAACGCTTGAGTTTCATCATGACAAGCACCATCAGGCCTACGTGACCAACGGCAGCAAGCTGCTCGAAGGTTCAGGCCTTGAGGGCAAGAGCCTCGAAGATATCGTCAAGGAAAGCTTCGGCAAGAACCAGCCCCTGTTCAACAATGCCGGCCAGCATTTCAATCACATTCATTTCTGGAAGTGGATGAAGCCCAATGGCGGCGGCAAATCCCTGCCCGGCAAGCTGCAGGCGGCCGTCGATTCCGACCTTGGCGGGTTCGACAAGTTCCGCGATGATTTCCTCGCCGCTGGCGCCGGTCAGTTCGGTTCGGGCTGGGCTTGGCTGACCCTCAAGGACGGCAAGCTCGAAGTGACCAAGACCCCCAACGGGGAAAACCCGCTGGTGCACGGCGGCACGCCGCTGCTGGGTGTGGATGTGTGGGAACACTCCTATTACATCGACTACCGCAACGCGCGCCCGAAATATCTCGAAGCCTGGTTCGACAATCTTGTGAACTGGGACTACGTGGCCGAGCTGCACGAAGCCGCCTCCTAA
- a CDS encoding response regulator, whose product MLPVPTIAVLSNSPALASVLGATLRRGHGWRVREFCDHRALSDYMRIAPLALLVTDYDLDRVTAADVALSIRNGDDLASRHVQIIALSRTVDSEMRRRCVQAGIDEVIVKPMSPVYLEERIAARLANGTGGYVSAEPYYVGPDRRNRIALDDTRVIPVERRGENIVSFLAHKAMREQRPDSSRPDA is encoded by the coding sequence GTGTTGCCTGTTCCGACCATTGCCGTTCTTTCCAACAGCCCGGCGCTGGCATCGGTTCTGGGAGCGACATTGCGGAGGGGGCATGGCTGGCGCGTGCGCGAATTTTGCGACCACCGGGCGCTGAGCGACTACATGCGCATCGCGCCGCTGGCGCTGCTGGTAACCGATTACGACCTCGACCGGGTGACGGCGGCGGACGTGGCGCTTTCGATCCGCAACGGCGATGATCTTGCGTCCCGACATGTCCAGATCATTGCCCTGAGCCGGACCGTGGATAGCGAGATGAGGCGGCGATGTGTGCAGGCGGGCATTGACGAAGTCATCGTCAAACCCATGAGCCCTGTGTATCTCGAAGAGCGGATTGCCGCGCGGCTGGCCAACGGAACCGGTGGGTATGTGAGCGCCGAGCCCTATTATGTGGGGCCGGACCGGCGAAACCGGATTGCGTTGGACGACACACGGGTCATTCCTGTCGAGCGGCGCGGCGAAAACATCGTCTCGTTTCTCGCCCACAAGGCGATGCGCGAACAGCGCCCGGATTCATCTAGACCAGACGCGTAA
- a CDS encoding helicase HerA-like C-terminal domain-containing protein codes for MLLDDAVYLGTSARPEYLHLGFGNRHGLITGATGTGKTVTLQILAEGFSRAGVPVFCADIKGDVAGLSKPGEPKDFLAERAEKIGFSDYAYEAFPTIFWDLFGRQGHPIRTTVSEMGPLLLSRMLDLNATQEGILNATFKLADEEGLLLLDFKDLRSLLSHVAERRAELSAHYGNISTASVGAIQRALLVLEQQGAENFFGEPALKISDLMRTDTQGRGFISILAADELMRAPRLYAMFLLWLLSELFEQLPEVGNPDKPKLVFFFDEAHLLFDEAPKVLLDKIEQVVKLVRSKGVGVYFVTQNPADVPEGVLAQLGNRIQHALRAYTPREQKAVRIAAETFRPNPDFDTAEVITQLGTGEALVSVLEEKGIPSVVGRTMIRPPSSRMAPITPEERATVIAGSPVSGLYDAVIDRESAYELLDARAAQALREAEIAARESELEKIEQARSKPATRRSTRQTPMEAALTSFARTVARRAGDSFVRSVLGTLTRGR; via the coding sequence ATGCTCCTCGACGACGCCGTTTATCTCGGAACCAGCGCCCGGCCCGAATACCTCCATCTCGGTTTCGGCAACCGCCACGGCCTCATCACCGGCGCAACGGGAACGGGAAAAACCGTTACCCTGCAAATACTTGCCGAAGGCTTCTCCCGCGCCGGGGTCCCGGTTTTCTGCGCCGACATCAAGGGCGATGTGGCAGGGCTTTCAAAGCCGGGCGAGCCCAAGGACTTCCTTGCCGAACGCGCCGAAAAGATCGGCTTTTCCGACTATGCCTACGAGGCTTTCCCAACCATCTTCTGGGACCTGTTCGGCCGCCAGGGACACCCGATCCGCACCACGGTTTCCGAGATGGGACCGCTGTTGCTCTCGCGCATGCTCGACCTCAACGCCACTCAGGAAGGCATCTTGAACGCCACCTTCAAACTGGCCGACGAGGAAGGTCTTTTGCTCCTTGATTTCAAGGACTTGCGTTCACTTCTCAGCCACGTCGCCGAGCGCCGGGCCGAACTCTCCGCCCACTACGGCAACATCTCCACAGCTTCTGTCGGCGCCATCCAGCGCGCGCTGCTCGTCCTCGAACAGCAGGGCGCCGAGAACTTTTTCGGCGAGCCGGCGCTGAAAATTTCCGACCTCATGCGCACCGACACGCAAGGCCGCGGCTTCATCTCGATCCTCGCCGCCGACGAACTTATGCGCGCTCCTCGGCTCTATGCTATGTTCCTGCTCTGGCTGTTATCGGAACTGTTTGAGCAACTTCCAGAAGTGGGCAATCCCGATAAGCCCAAACTGGTGTTCTTTTTCGACGAAGCGCACCTTTTGTTCGATGAGGCGCCAAAAGTGCTGCTCGACAAGATCGAGCAGGTCGTGAAATTGGTGCGCTCGAAAGGCGTAGGTGTTTATTTTGTAACGCAAAATCCCGCCGATGTACCCGAAGGCGTCCTCGCCCAACTCGGCAACCGCATCCAGCACGCCCTGCGCGCCTATACCCCCAGGGAACAAAAGGCCGTCAGGATCGCCGCCGAAACCTTCAGGCCCAATCCCGATTTCGACACCGCCGAAGTCATCACCCAACTCGGTACGGGCGAGGCGCTGGTCTCCGTGCTGGAAGAAAAAGGCATTCCCTCGGTGGTCGGTCGCACCATGATCCGTCCGCCATCCTCCCGCATGGCCCCGATCACGCCAGAAGAGCGAGCCACTGTCATTGCCGGGAGCCCGGTTTCCGGGCTTTACGACGCCGTAATCGATCGCGAGTCGGCCTATGAGCTTCTCGACGCCCGCGCCGCCCAGGCGCTGCGCGAGGCCGAGATTGCGGCTCGTGAATCCGAACTCGAAAAGATCGAACAGGCCCGGTCCAAGCCTGCGACGCGCCGTTCCACCCGGCAAACCCCGATGGAAGCCGCGCTGACCAGCTTTGCCCGCACCGTCGCCCGCCGCGCCGGGGATTCCTTTGTGCGCAGTGTGCTCGGCACGCTTACCAGGGGGCGCTAG
- a CDS encoding TIGR03808 family TAT-translocated repetitive protein — protein MTEMLQAAIDSARDTGHLALPAGRFSTRGLRLPSGFMLSGVPGSTELVHLGSDPLLGAEGEANIVLAGLSIDGSGAGGEMWHGGLVHFADCANVTIRDCEVSNTALNGITLMGSSGRVENCRVSGSAYTGLFVYDGAGVSIDGNTITECGNGGVRVWRGEAGADGTIISGNRISGIDWTDGGNGQNGNGINIFRADEVIVSGNHISECAFSAIRLNATNNTQITGNTCLGSGEVAIFSEFSFTGSVIANNIIDGAAAGISMTNFNDGGRLAVCTGNIVRNLYQASETNPDLDTPYGIAAEADAIISDNVIENVPGTGITAGWGPYLRDVTISGNLVRDIDTGIVVSVAEGAGAASVTGNTIIGARQNGIVGSAWWDLISSDLAQETERFPQVLVEGNRVS, from the coding sequence ATGACCGAAATGTTGCAGGCCGCTATCGATAGCGCGCGCGACACCGGGCATCTGGCGCTACCGGCCGGGCGCTTTTCGACGCGGGGCTTGCGCCTGCCCTCGGGGTTCATGCTGTCGGGCGTGCCCGGCTCGACCGAGCTGGTGCATCTGGGCAGCGATCCCCTGCTGGGCGCCGAGGGCGAAGCCAACATCGTTCTGGCCGGGCTGTCGATCGACGGCAGCGGTGCGGGCGGCGAGATGTGGCATGGCGGACTTGTCCATTTTGCCGATTGCGCGAACGTGACGATCCGCGACTGCGAGGTTTCCAATACGGCACTCAACGGCATTACGCTGATGGGATCGTCGGGGCGGGTTGAAAATTGCCGGGTGAGCGGCAGCGCCTATACCGGGCTGTTCGTCTACGACGGGGCGGGCGTCTCGATTGACGGCAACACCATAACCGAGTGCGGCAATGGCGGGGTCAGGGTGTGGCGCGGCGAAGCGGGGGCTGACGGGACAATCATTTCGGGCAACCGGATCTCCGGAATCGACTGGACAGATGGCGGCAATGGGCAGAACGGAAACGGGATCAACATTTTCCGGGCCGATGAGGTGATCGTTTCGGGCAACCATATCTCCGAGTGCGCCTTCTCGGCGATCCGCCTCAACGCCACCAACAACACCCAGATCACCGGCAACACATGCCTTGGCAGTGGGGAGGTGGCGATCTTTTCGGAATTTTCGTTCACCGGCTCGGTGATCGCCAACAACATCATCGATGGGGCGGCTGCGGGCATTTCGATGACCAATTTCAACGACGGCGGACGGCTGGCGGTGTGCACGGGCAATATCGTGCGCAATCTTTATCAGGCGTCCGAGACCAATCCCGACCTCGATACGCCCTATGGGATTGCAGCGGAGGCCGATGCCATCATTTCCGACAATGTGATCGAAAACGTACCGGGGACCGGCATAACCGCAGGTTGGGGACCGTATCTGCGCGATGTGACGATCAGCGGCAATTTGGTGCGCGATATCGATACCGGCATCGTGGTGAGCGTGGCTGAGGGTGCGGGCGCTGCGAGCGTTACGGGAAACACGATCATCGGAGCGCGACAGAACGGCATTGTCGGCAGTGCGTGGTGGGATTTGATCTCCAGCGATCTGGCGCAGGAGACGGAGCGGTTTCCGCAGGTTTTGGTCGAGGGGAACCGGGTTTCCTGA
- a CDS encoding asparaginase, with the protein MTANPVLAHSVRGNWIENRHRGAICVSDAAGNILASIGEVTAEIFPRSAIKSMQALPIFATGANARYGLAGPAIALTCASHNGEPAHTELAASMLAAIDLDETALECGAHPPIDPAARKALFAQGGKPGALHNACSGKHAGMLAVARALGEDPKGYSTRQHPVQQRVRQALEDVLDHPLTEGKCGTDGCSIPTWAAPIHAFARGFARMATGEGLNAETAAAAHQIFAAATSHPFLIGGTGAFDTDAMAVFDGRLMLKFGADGIYCGALPEQGIGFALKCDDGSVPAATAMAAALLLEISSPTPEQAKVLQSRARQHQRNWAGHEIGYIEATEAARLKL; encoded by the coding sequence ATGACCGCCAATCCTGTACTGGCGCATTCGGTGCGTGGAAACTGGATCGAAAACCGCCATCGCGGCGCCATCTGCGTGTCCGATGCCGCGGGAAACATTCTCGCCTCGATTGGCGAGGTGACGGCTGAAATCTTTCCCCGTTCGGCCATCAAATCCATGCAGGCCCTCCCCATTTTCGCGACCGGTGCCAACGCGCGCTATGGCCTGGCCGGCCCGGCCATTGCCCTGACCTGCGCCTCGCACAATGGCGAACCGGCTCATACCGAGTTGGCCGCATCGATGCTTGCCGCCATCGATCTCGACGAGACGGCGCTCGAATGCGGTGCCCATCCGCCCATCGACCCTGCAGCGCGCAAAGCCCTGTTCGCGCAAGGGGGAAAGCCTGGCGCCCTGCACAATGCCTGCTCGGGCAAACATGCTGGCATGCTCGCCGTTGCTCGGGCTCTGGGTGAGGACCCCAAGGGCTATTCCACCCGCCAGCATCCGGTTCAGCAGCGTGTCCGGCAGGCGCTCGAGGATGTTCTCGATCATCCCCTCACCGAGGGCAAATGCGGGACCGACGGGTGCTCGATCCCCACCTGGGCTGCGCCGATCCATGCCTTTGCCAGAGGCTTTGCCCGCATGGCCACGGGCGAGGGGCTGAATGCCGAAACCGCAGCCGCCGCGCACCAGATTTTCGCCGCCGCCACCTCTCATCCCTTTCTGATCGGTGGCACCGGCGCGTTCGATACCGACGCCATGGCGGTATTTGATGGTCGCCTGATGCTCAAATTCGGCGCGGACGGCATCTATTGCGGTGCGCTGCCCGAGCAGGGCATCGGCTTTGCCCTCAAATGCGACGATGGCAGCGTCCCCGCCGCAACCGCCATGGCCGCCGCCCTCCTGCTCGAAATTTCCAGCCCAACGCCCGAACAGGCAAAAGTCCTGCAATCGCGCGCCCGCCAGCACCAGCGCAACTGGGCCGGCCACGAAATCGGCTATATCGAAGCCACCGAGGCCGCGCGTCTCAAACTCTGA
- a CDS encoding PadR family transcriptional regulator, whose protein sequence is MSATRLLVLAFVRAHQSAHGYLIGQELLAWNADKWANTKTGSIYHALRQLAKEGFLDEIDVPSSGTAPARTEYSITEAGDAEFHQLMEKALTLPQPRSDMLCAGLVLMSALPRPTVLALLGKRLTTLAKQRSEVSRANSTVSFSGANALPPHVEALLSFWTHNTDCNHDWLTGLIAKIEAGAYVFADEDPMAFGVPGGSFVIP, encoded by the coding sequence ATGTCGGCCACACGATTGCTTGTTCTCGCTTTTGTCCGCGCGCACCAAAGCGCGCATGGCTACCTGATCGGGCAGGAACTGCTCGCCTGGAACGCCGATAAATGGGCCAATACCAAGACCGGCTCGATCTATCACGCGCTGCGGCAGCTGGCCAAAGAGGGATTTCTCGACGAGATCGACGTTCCATCTTCGGGCACGGCTCCGGCGCGCACGGAGTATTCGATCACCGAAGCGGGGGATGCCGAGTTCCATCAGCTGATGGAAAAGGCGCTCACATTGCCACAGCCGCGATCGGACATGTTGTGCGCGGGGCTGGTGCTGATGTCGGCCCTGCCGCGACCGACCGTTCTCGCGCTGCTCGGCAAGCGGCTGACAACACTGGCAAAGCAGCGAAGCGAGGTCAGCAGGGCGAACAGCACGGTGTCGTTCAGCGGGGCAAACGCCCTGCCCCCGCATGTGGAAGCGCTTTTAAGCTTCTGGACGCACAATACGGACTGCAACCACGACTGGCTCACCGGGCTGATCGCAAAGATCGAAGCGGGCGCCTATGTTTTTGCCGACGAGGATCCCATGGCATTCGGCGTGCCGGGGGGATCGTTCGTCATTCCGTAA